The following nucleotide sequence is from Mesobacillus jeotgali.
GAAATAGTACACCTTTATTGTGTGCCACAGGCTGCAAATATATCTCTCATTCCCCCATTTAAACACTGTCTTTTTCACATTTCAAGCAAAGCTTTTCTAAATAGAAAATGAGTTTTTATTCAGATACTTCTAAGGATTAGAAAAAAATATTGACATCGTCTATATACCCGAAACAAATGAAAAAAGAACCGGAAATCTATCCGGTTCTATTGCTGTTCTGTTTTATTGTCTTTAAACCATTGATCGATTTTATTCAGCATCCTGTTCACGGCTGGGCCGTCGGATAGCTTTGGAAGCTCGGCTAGGAGTGCCTGTTTTGGCGTTTTTACTTCTTCACCATTCTTTTGCAGGATAAGGATACTTTTAGCTGCCTGCTTGTTTTTAAACAAAGAAGCCGGAAGCTGTAAAATCCCCTGGACAATCAGATGGTTTTTAATGAACTCATGCAGCATTGGGGCTTGTTCACTTTCAAAGAGACCATTCGGGATCATGAAGAACAAATATCCGCCTTCTTTTACATGCTTCGTACCTTGCTCAATGAACATGTGATGAGAGTATGTATGGCCTTCTTTTGCTTTTACCTCATATTGCTCAGCTCGAAGGTCATTCGGATAATAACCGACTGGAAGGTCACAAATGACTGCATCCGCCGGATCAACAAACAATGGTTCAAGGCTGTCTTGATTGAAAAACTCCACCGGATGCTTCTGTAGATTGGCATTTACGAAAGCCAGCCTGATCAGCAGGTCATCAATTTCAACACCGACAGACTCGATTTCCTTATCATTCTGCTGGTTCAATACCGTCGCCAGCAGGTTCCCAGTTCCCACCGCAGGGTCAAGCAGCCTAAATGACTTCTTGTCGACAAACTTATTGACCAGGTAGCCAATGAACATGCCGACAGAATCAGGTGTCATTTGATGGTTCGGCTGAACGTGCTCCTTCATCCCCTTCAAAATTGCAAGCTGGAAACCTTTGCGGATGTCTTCTTTGCTAAAAGAATCAAGGTTAGTCTCCTTATAAACTTTTTCAAGACGTTTTGTTGTGATTTCGTTCAGTTCGTCCTGGAGAACTGTGCCCTGGAACATGTTTTCCCCGCTTTCAGCCAGAGCCTCTAAATATGTACATGATAACTCTTCTTTTAGGATATCTGCAGTTGTATTGAATGCAGTAAATAATTGTTCGACCGGAGTCATACTCACTTTTCTTCCTCCTGATTTGAATAGATATTTATATATTTTAGCCGTGTTTCGCCTTGTGTACAAGGCATATGGCTGGAAAGGAATTGGACAAGCTTTGCAAACCACGCATTTTAAACAGCTGTTTTATCGGACACTTTCCCCGCTTTCCGCCTTCTGTTTGGCCGATACAGCCTTCCTATCGGACACTTCCTCTGCTTTCCGCCTTCTGTTTGGCCGATACAGCCCTCTATCGGACATTTTCCCCGATCTACACCTTCCGTTTGTCCGATAGGAGGCTAGGCAGCGTTGGAACCTGTATTCAAAGTAAAACAAGCCGCAGTTCCATTCTGCGGCTTGTTCCAATGTTGTGTGTTTTAGTTTGCTTGCTTTGCAGCTTCTACTGCTGCTTCGTAATTCGGGTGGTCTGTTGCTTCGCTTACATACTCAACGTATGTTACTTTGTCGTTTGAATCAACAACAAATACTGCGCGAGCGAGCAGGCGTAGTTCCTTGATTGCTACTCCGTAAGCTTCTCCGAATGAAAGCTC
It contains:
- a CDS encoding class I SAM-dependent methyltransferase — protein: MSMTPVEQLFTAFNTTADILKEELSCTYLEALAESGENMFQGTVLQDELNEITTKRLEKVYKETNLDSFSKEDIRKGFQLAILKGMKEHVQPNHQMTPDSVGMFIGYLVNKFVDKKSFRLLDPAVGTGNLLATVLNQQNDKEIESVGVEIDDLLIRLAFVNANLQKHPVEFFNQDSLEPLFVDPADAVICDLPVGYYPNDLRAEQYEVKAKEGHTYSHHMFIEQGTKHVKEGGYLFFMIPNGLFESEQAPMLHEFIKNHLIVQGILQLPASLFKNKQAAKSILILQKNGEEVKTPKQALLAELPKLSDGPAVNRMLNKIDQWFKDNKTEQQ